TTATATGTTGGTCTTGGTTTTTATTACTTAATTGCAACTCGTGATGCAGGTTTAGAATACATTATTTATGCATTAATCGTTGTGTGGACAACCGATTCAGGTGCCTATTTTACAGGTCGTAAAATAGGGAAAAATAAACTTTGGCCAGAAATATCTCCTAACAAAACTGTGGAAGGATTTGTAGGAGGTATACTAATAGCCGTTATTAGTGCAGTTATTTTTCAACTAATTTTTCCACTTAATGTTTCTTGGACTTACTTTGTAATTGTCACGATTATTATTTCGATATTTGGTCAATTAGGGGACTTAGTAGAGTCAGCAATAAAAAGGCATTATTCAATAAAAGACTCAGGTTGGATTTTACCTGGACATGGTGGAATATTAGATCGTTTTGATAGTTTATTATTTGTACTACCTTTATTGAATTTATTGCATTTTGTGCAGTAAATGATTTTCTGTAAGGGGATTTAATGTTCCAATAGGCCTTACTACAAGTATTGACTGTAAATAGAAAAAAATAGTAGTGTTTTTGAAAGGAAGAAAAGTTTTGAAAAAAATTAGCCTATTAGGTGCAACAGGTTCTATTGGACTACAAACAATCGATATATTACTTTCCCACCCTGATCAATTTAAACTTGTTGCATTTTCGGCAGGAAAAAATATAGACAAAACAAAAGAAATTATTAATCAACTTCAGCCTGAACTAGTTTCTGTACAGGATGAAAAGGATGCAGTAGAGTTACAAAAACAATATCCTTCAATTCAATTTACAAGTGGAACAAAAGGATTAATCGATGTTGCTACACATCCTGATTCAACTGTACTATTAAATGCTGTATTGGGAAGTGTTGGGTTAGAATCCACACTAGCTGCTATCCGTCTTGGTAAAACGATTGCTATTGCTAATAAAGAAACATTAGTTACGGCGGGTCATATCGTAATGGCTGAAGCAGAAAAGTATAATGTCCCGATTTTACCAGTTGACAGTGAACACTCAGCTGTTTTTCAATCTATGAATGGTGAAAATAGAAAGCAAGTTAAACGAATTATTCTAACAGCATCAGGTGGATCCTTTAGAGATAAAACACGGGAAGAATTAAGCCATGTTACCGTGAAGGATGCATTAAATCATCCAAATTGGTCAATGGGTGCTAAAATTACGATAGATTCTGCAACGATGATGAATAAAGGGTTAGAAGTAATAGAAGCGCATGTTTTATTTAATATGCCATATGATAATATTGATGTATTATTGCATAAAGAAAGTATTATTCATTCTCTAGTTGAGTATGATGATACAAGTGTTATTGCTCAACTTGGCACACCGGATATGCGAGTTCCAATTCAATATGCTCTAAGTTATCCAGATAGACTTCAAGTGAACAATAGTGAGCGATTAAATTTAGCTCAAATTGGACAACTTCATTTCAAAGAAGTAGATTTTGATCGCTTTCGTGCACTGAAGCTAGCGTATCAAGCAGGTCGAACAGGTGGAACAATTTTAACTGCTATGAATGCAGCAAATGAAGCAGCAGTTTCTCTTTTCTTACAGGGTAAAATCTCATTTTTACAAATAGAAGATGTAATAGAAAATATTATGAATTCACATAGTAATATTTTAATACCAGATCTAGAAACAATCTTACATGTTGATTCCGAAACGAGAAAAACAGTATTAAACATGGTAAAATAACTTACATACCGTTCGCTGTAGTATAGGTGTGGTTTATTGGAAACCAACATTTTAAAAAATCGGTTTCCCTTTTAGAATGTAAAAGTACAGGTAATTTTGAGCAAACACAAATAATTTTGCTCTAAAAGGTGGGGAAAGAATGCAAACGGTTATCGCGTTTATTATTATATTTGGATCCTTAGTTTTCTTTCATGAGTTAGGCCATTTTATTTTTGCAAAACGGGCAGGAATTATGGTCCGTGAATTTGCAATAGGAATGGGTCCAAAAATATTTGGTATGATGAAAGGGGAGACTCTTTACACGATTCGGCTACTCCCATTAGGTGGATATGTTCGAATGGCTGGTGAAGATGTCGATCAAATTGAACTTCAGCCAGGCTATCGCGTTGGAATTATATTAAATAACGATGATATTGCTGAAAAAATCTATTTAAATCAAAATGTGCAACATCCGAATGTTGTATTTTTAGAGGTAGAACGAGCAGATTTAGAGAAAGATCTCTTTATCGAAGGATATGATGAAGACGACCGCATGGTTCGTTATTCCGTTTCTAGAAATGCCACAATCGTTGAAAATGGTACAGAGCTAAAGATTGCTCCTGTTGATCGTCAGTTTAATTCAAAAACAGTTGGTCAAAGGGCAATGGCAATATTTGCAGGACCATTATTCAATTTCATCCTAGCATTTTTCATTTTAATGGCATTAGGCTTTTTAAGCGGTGTTCCATCGAATGAGCCTATTATTTCTTCAGTACAAGATGATTCAGCAGCACAAGTTGCAGGCATGGAATCTGGTGACTATGTAAAAGCCATAAATGGACAAGAAATCGATAATTGGACAGAGCTATCTGGAACAGTTCAAGAAAATCCTGGTAAACCATTAAACTTTTTAATTGAACGAGATGGACAAGAATTAGAATTAGTGATTACACCGAGTACCCTTGAAGAAAATGGCACAGAGTTTGGACAAATTGGCGTACTTAGACCAATTGAGAAGGATCCAATTAAAGCTGTCGTCTTTGGTGCAACTCAAACATGGGATTATACAATCCTTATCGGGGAGTTGTTAGGGAAATTAGTAACTGGACAATTTTCAATTGACGCCCTGTCTGGTCCTGTAGGAATTTATAAAGCGACTGAAACAGTTGCTCAATATGGAATTTTTAATTTGATGAACTGGGCCGCTTTATTAAGTATTAACCTTGGTATTATGAACTTATTACCATTACCTGCATTAGATGGTGGACGATTATTATTCTTTGGTATTGAAGCAGTACGAGGAAAGCCTATTGACCGACAAAAAGAGGGTATGGTTCATTTTGTAGGTATCGTTTTATTAATGCTCTTAATGGTCGTAGTTACATGGAACGATATTCAAAGGTTCTTCTTTTAGGTAAAATAAATAGTAAAGTTCAAATTTTAACCTTATTCAGTCCTTTATCTGAATAAGGTTAAATCATTTTAATTATGGAAAGTAGGTGAGTTATTTTGTCAGACAACCAAAAAGAAAGACAACTATTTCTAACACTATTGCAACAGCTGCAATTAACAGAAGATGTGTATATGTCCTTTTTTGAACAAGGTGAGCTCACGCGTGTAACGGTTCATAAAAAGAATCGTATTTGGAGTTTTTCTATTAAACTTTCAAATATTTTACCTTTTAAACTATATCAATTATTCATTACGAGAATGGCTGAACAGTTTGCCAATATAGCTCAAACGAATATTTCTATTGAAACAAGAAATCCAGAGGTAAGTGAACAACTCATTACTGATTATTGGTTAACAGCAGTCAATCAAATTGATCAAATGTCACCAACATTAAAAGAACGATTAATTTCACAAATACCAAAATGGACGGGAAGTAAGCTTGTTGTAGATTGTGTATTAGAAGTAGAGCAATTGACGTTAAAGTCAAAATATGCAGATAAATTAACAAAGGCCTATATGAATCTTGGGTTCCCACAATTCACAATTGATTTTCAAATGTCTGATTTAACAGATGAAATGCGAATAGCGCAGGAAGAATACGTTCAACAGCGTCAGCTTGAAGAAGCAGAACTTGCTAGACAAGCAATGGAAGACTTCCAAAGTCGTGAAA
Above is a genomic segment from Lysinibacillus sp. PLM2 containing:
- the cdsA gene encoding phosphatidate cytidylyltransferase; this translates as MKQRIITAVIAAALFIPFVIYGNLPFTIGVYGLAIVGLYEILRMKGISIFSIPGLIAMLILVAVLMPNDWAMQVEQMTTYSKYELLTIAIILLLAYTVVVKNSFSFDEIGFILLGSLYVGLGFYYLIATRDAGLEYIIYALIVVWTTDSGAYFTGRKIGKNKLWPEISPNKTVEGFVGGILIAVISAVIFQLIFPLNVSWTYFVIVTIIISIFGQLGDLVESAIKRHYSIKDSGWILPGHGGILDRFDSLLFVLPLLNLLHFVQ
- the dxr2 gene encoding 1-deoxy-D-xylulose 5-phosphate reductoisomerase 2 — translated: MKKISLLGATGSIGLQTIDILLSHPDQFKLVAFSAGKNIDKTKEIINQLQPELVSVQDEKDAVELQKQYPSIQFTSGTKGLIDVATHPDSTVLLNAVLGSVGLESTLAAIRLGKTIAIANKETLVTAGHIVMAEAEKYNVPILPVDSEHSAVFQSMNGENRKQVKRIILTASGGSFRDKTREELSHVTVKDALNHPNWSMGAKITIDSATMMNKGLEVIEAHVLFNMPYDNIDVLLHKESIIHSLVEYDDTSVIAQLGTPDMRVPIQYALSYPDRLQVNNSERLNLAQIGQLHFKEVDFDRFRALKLAYQAGRTGGTILTAMNAANEAAVSLFLQGKISFLQIEDVIENIMNSHSNILIPDLETILHVDSETRKTVLNMVK
- a CDS encoding putative zinc metalloprotease Lmo1318; this translates as MQTVIAFIIIFGSLVFFHELGHFIFAKRAGIMVREFAIGMGPKIFGMMKGETLYTIRLLPLGGYVRMAGEDVDQIELQPGYRVGIILNNDDIAEKIYLNQNVQHPNVVFLEVERADLEKDLFIEGYDEDDRMVRYSVSRNATIVENGTELKIAPVDRQFNSKTVGQRAMAIFAGPLFNFILAFFILMALGFLSGVPSNEPIISSVQDDSAAQVAGMESGDYVKAINGQEIDNWTELSGTVQENPGKPLNFLIERDGQELELVITPSTLEENGTEFGQIGVLRPIEKDPIKAVVFGATQTWDYTILIGELLGKLVTGQFSIDALSGPVGIYKATETVAQYGIFNLMNWAALLSINLGIMNLLPLPALDGGRLLFFGIEAVRGKPIDRQKEGMVHFVGIVLLMLLMVVVTWNDIQRFFF